A window from Neobacillus sp. PS3-40 encodes these proteins:
- a CDS encoding ABC-F family ATP-binding cassette domain-containing protein: MKMLSIENVTKTYGEKQLFKQVSFTISEKERVGLIGVNGTGKSSLLKIVAGIDIPDDGRISAGKDYTISYLDQQPELRSELTVLEQVFHGEAPVLKLLREYEKALLQLNDSPTNEKLQDELFQLQKQMDALNAWDANTNAKSILMKLGIEDFGKKVGELSGGQKKRVALAQVLIEASDLLILDEPTNHLDFDTVKWLEEYLSRYNGALLLVTHDRYFLDRVTNRIFELDGGNLYSYKGNYAAFLEAKAIREESEASTLEKSKNLFRRELEWIRRGAQARSTKQKARIQRFDQLDEQLANNRSSEKFDITLNGSRLGKQVFELKDASKKYDDKVILTHFDLLIKPGDRIGIIGKNGTGKSTILNIFAQRIPLDEGEFNMGKTVKISYYTQESEDMDENQRMIEYIKETAQVIETSDGKTISAAQMLERFLFLPSAHGTPIRKLSGGEKRRLYLLKILMTAPNVLLLDEPTNDLDTQTLTVLEDYLEDFPGVVITVSHDRYFLDKVADQLLVLKGEGEINSFYGNYTEYLEKKMLQESQKVVPTVTAAPKSQEKEKKKKMTYMEKKEWEQIDDNIAETENRLEKISAEMANIGSDFTKGQDLMRQETENNEKLEHLIERWTYLAELAESE, from the coding sequence ATGAAAATGCTTTCGATCGAAAATGTTACAAAAACGTATGGAGAAAAACAATTATTTAAGCAAGTTTCATTTACGATTTCTGAAAAAGAACGTGTTGGTCTTATTGGAGTAAATGGGACGGGCAAATCTTCATTACTAAAGATCGTTGCAGGAATAGATATTCCAGATGACGGAAGAATCAGTGCTGGGAAAGATTATACTATTTCCTACTTAGATCAACAGCCCGAATTGAGATCCGAACTAACGGTTCTTGAACAAGTTTTCCATGGAGAAGCTCCTGTTCTAAAACTGTTGCGTGAATATGAAAAAGCACTTTTGCAGCTAAATGATTCACCAACAAACGAAAAACTTCAAGATGAATTATTTCAATTGCAGAAACAAATGGATGCTTTAAATGCATGGGATGCAAATACAAATGCAAAATCAATCTTAATGAAATTAGGGATTGAGGACTTTGGTAAAAAGGTAGGTGAACTTTCTGGAGGGCAAAAGAAGAGGGTAGCATTGGCTCAGGTCTTAATTGAAGCGTCTGATTTGCTTATTCTGGACGAACCTACTAACCATCTTGATTTCGATACTGTAAAATGGCTTGAGGAATATTTAAGTAGATATAATGGTGCACTCTTGCTAGTAACACATGATCGATACTTTTTGGACCGTGTGACCAATCGTATTTTTGAATTAGATGGCGGAAATTTGTACAGTTATAAAGGAAATTATGCTGCATTTCTCGAAGCTAAAGCCATTCGTGAAGAAAGTGAAGCATCAACTTTGGAAAAAAGTAAAAATCTTTTCCGAAGAGAACTAGAATGGATCCGGCGCGGGGCACAAGCTAGATCAACCAAGCAAAAAGCTCGGATTCAGCGATTTGATCAGCTAGATGAACAACTAGCAAACAACAGGTCATCTGAAAAGTTCGACATCACCTTAAACGGAAGCCGTCTTGGCAAACAAGTATTTGAATTGAAGGATGCATCGAAGAAGTACGATGATAAAGTAATCCTTACTCATTTTGATTTACTCATAAAGCCAGGCGACAGAATTGGAATTATTGGTAAAAATGGTACCGGAAAATCAACCATATTGAATATTTTTGCACAGCGAATTCCCCTTGACGAAGGTGAATTTAATATGGGGAAAACAGTGAAAATTTCCTATTATACGCAAGAAAGCGAAGATATGGATGAAAATCAACGAATGATTGAATATATTAAAGAAACTGCCCAGGTTATTGAAACATCCGATGGAAAAACAATTTCAGCGGCACAAATGCTGGAAAGATTCCTTTTTCTACCTTCTGCTCACGGTACACCTATTCGTAAACTTTCTGGTGGAGAAAAACGGCGCTTATACCTGTTGAAAATATTGATGACTGCACCGAATGTTTTGTTATTGGATGAACCGACCAATGACCTTGATACTCAGACTTTAACTGTTTTAGAGGATTATTTAGAAGATTTTCCTGGGGTTGTAATAACGGTTTCGCATGATCGTTATTTTCTTGATAAGGTAGCCGATCAGCTTCTTGTTCTAAAAGGAGAGGGAGAAATAAACTCTTTCTATGGCAATTACACAGAATATCTAGAAAAGAAGATGTTACAGGAATCGCAAAAGGTGGTACCAACAGTAACTGCAGCACCAAAGTCTCAAGAAAAAGAAAAAAAGAAAAAAATGACCTATATGGAGAAAAAAGAATGGGAACAAATTGACGATAATATCGCTGAAACGGAAAATAGACTTGAAAAGATATCTGCTGAAATGGCGAATATTGGTAGTGATTTTACAAAAGGTCAAGATTTGATGAGGCAAGAAACTGAAAACAATGAAAAACTTGAACATTTGATTGAACGCTGGACCTACCTAGCAGAACTGGCTGAAAGTGAGTAA
- a CDS encoding DegV family protein, whose product MIRTAWVTDSTAYLDENLEKHPDLYTVPLTILLDNEEYSDGIDLTAEQLFARLKQLQNPPKTSQPSVGAFQTLYEKLAENYDQIITILLSGKLSGTVTSSEQAAKLVSIPVTTIDSKILTYPLTALLKKGMEWTTEGKSLEFVKSKLEQIRDTNETYVLVGSLEQLHRSGRLTGLQFFLGSMLNIKPIISINNGELRVKEKARSEKKALEKIVEYLRLSYSKYQFEEVYLLYGLHEEIAISWKNELKSKFPQLKFITCPLGATIGVHAGENTLGISWFNELN is encoded by the coding sequence TTGATTAGGACTGCGTGGGTAACGGATAGCACTGCATATTTAGATGAAAATCTTGAGAAGCATCCAGACTTATACACAGTGCCATTAACCATATTACTTGATAATGAAGAGTATTCGGATGGAATCGATCTAACGGCGGAACAGCTTTTTGCTAGATTAAAGCAACTCCAAAATCCTCCGAAAACTTCACAGCCATCTGTTGGAGCATTTCAAACTCTTTATGAGAAGTTAGCTGAGAATTACGATCAAATCATCACCATTTTGTTATCAGGAAAGCTTAGTGGGACTGTTACTTCAAGTGAACAAGCAGCAAAGCTAGTATCGATTCCAGTAACAACCATTGATTCGAAGATTCTTACCTATCCTTTAACTGCTCTACTAAAAAAAGGGATGGAATGGACAACAGAAGGGAAAAGCCTTGAATTTGTTAAAAGTAAGCTCGAACAAATCAGGGATACAAATGAGACGTACGTTCTTGTCGGCAGCTTAGAGCAGCTTCATCGGAGCGGAAGATTGACTGGGCTGCAATTTTTCCTTGGAAGCATGCTGAACATCAAACCGATTATTTCGATTAATAATGGCGAACTAAGAGTGAAGGAAAAAGCACGAAGTGAGAAAAAGGCACTGGAAAAAATAGTCGAATATTTAAGACTTTCTTATAGTAAATATCAATTTGAAGAAGTTTATCTTTTATATGGACTACATGAGGAAATTGCGATCTCTTGGAAAAATGAATTAAAATCCAAATTTCCTCAATTGAAATTTATCACTTGTCCACTTGGAGCCACTATTGGCGTTCATGCTGGCGAAAATACACTTGGAATTAGCTGGTTTAATGAGTTAAATTAA
- the metA gene encoding homoserine O-succinyltransferase — protein sequence MPINIPKLLPAREILESENIFIMDDERAIRQDIRPLNILILNLMPEKERAETQLLRHLGNTALQVNVKFLRTDSYESKNTDKHHLEQFYTTFSNIKHQKFDGMIITGAPVELLRFEEVQYWQELTEIMAWSKQNVTSTLHICWGSQAALYYHYGIGKFELSQKCSGIYSHQIFEENELLLRGFDDLFYAPHSRYTDCSIDEITKHPDLKLLAASNDAGALLISSYDRKHVMITGHLEYESNSLAIEYSRDLKKGLPIHMPENYFPNNDPLLPPINRWRSHGHLFFSNWLNYYVYQETPFGWG from the coding sequence TTGCCAATTAATATTCCAAAGCTTTTACCTGCTCGTGAAATTCTTGAATCAGAAAATATATTCATCATGGACGATGAGCGGGCAATTCGTCAGGATATTAGACCATTGAATATACTGATCCTAAATCTAATGCCTGAAAAAGAACGGGCTGAGACACAACTTTTACGCCATTTAGGCAATACCGCTTTACAAGTAAATGTAAAATTTTTAAGAACAGACTCCTATGAATCGAAAAATACTGATAAACATCATCTTGAACAGTTTTACACTACTTTTTCGAACATCAAACATCAAAAATTTGATGGCATGATTATTACTGGAGCCCCCGTTGAATTGCTAAGATTTGAAGAAGTACAATATTGGCAAGAATTAACAGAAATAATGGCATGGTCTAAACAAAATGTTACTTCGACACTACATATATGTTGGGGCTCACAAGCAGCTCTTTATTATCATTATGGGATTGGTAAATTTGAATTGTCCCAAAAATGTTCGGGTATATATTCTCATCAAATTTTTGAAGAAAACGAACTATTATTAAGAGGGTTTGACGACCTTTTTTATGCACCACACTCAAGATATACAGATTGTTCAATTGATGAAATTACGAAACATCCTGATTTAAAATTGCTTGCTGCATCAAATGATGCCGGTGCATTACTTATTTCTTCTTATGATCGAAAGCATGTTATGATTACTGGCCATTTGGAATATGAATCAAATTCCTTGGCGATCGAATACTCACGCGATCTCAAGAAAGGGCTTCCGATTCATATGCCTGAAAACTATTTTCCTAATAATGATCCATTGCTACCACCAATAAATCGCTGGCGCTCACATGGCCATTTGTTTTTTTCAAATTGGTTAAATTATTATGTATATCAAGAAACTCCATTTGGTTGGGGGTAA
- the mntR gene encoding transcriptional regulator MntR, producing MPTPSMEDYIERIYKLIDEKGYARVSDIAEALSVHPSSVTKMVQKLDKDEYLVYEKYRGLVLTTKGKKIGKRLVFRHELLEQLLKVIGVKSENIYHDVEGIEHHLSWDSIDRIGDLVQFFEEDPTRVEALIDIKKRNEDH from the coding sequence ATGCCAACACCAAGTATGGAAGATTATATTGAGAGAATATATAAGTTAATTGATGAAAAAGGATATGCACGAGTTTCAGATATAGCCGAGGCGTTGTCAGTTCATCCTTCCTCAGTTACAAAAATGGTTCAGAAACTTGATAAAGATGAATACCTTGTATATGAAAAATACAGAGGTTTAGTTTTAACAACAAAGGGTAAAAAAATAGGGAAAAGATTGGTCTTTCGTCACGAGCTGCTTGAACAACTGTTAAAAGTAATTGGTGTGAAATCAGAAAATATATACCATGATGTTGAAGGAATTGAACATCATTTAAGCTGGGATTCCATCGATAGAATTGGTGATCTCGTCCAGTTTTTCGAAGAGGATCCAACTCGTGTTGAAGCATTAATTGATATTAAAAAACGAAACGAAGATCATTAA
- a CDS encoding HD domain-containing protein: MSKLIIQETESFVRNELGEDTTGHDWFHIERVRQNAMNIWKKENTGDPFIIEMAALLHDISDEKVNESAKKGEEKLNTFLEMIKIADEEKSQIKHIIETISFKGGRKIELTSIEAKIVQDADRLDAIGAIGIARAFAYGGKKGQPIYDPQINVRGEMKLEEYRDGKSTSIHHFYEKLLKLKDLLNTESAKKIAESRHHVMEVFLEEFFKEWNGQS; the protein is encoded by the coding sequence ATGAGCAAATTAATTATTCAAGAGACTGAGAGCTTTGTCCGAAATGAATTAGGCGAAGATACAACCGGTCATGATTGGTTTCATATTGAACGGGTTCGCCAAAATGCAATGAATATTTGGAAAAAGGAAAATACAGGGGATCCATTTATTATTGAAATGGCCGCATTGCTTCACGATATATCGGATGAAAAGGTAAATGAAAGTGCAAAAAAGGGTGAAGAAAAGCTTAACACCTTTTTAGAAATGATAAAAATAGCTGATGAGGAAAAAAGTCAGATTAAACATATTATCGAAACCATCTCTTTTAAGGGTGGACGAAAAATAGAACTAACTTCGATCGAGGCGAAAATTGTCCAAGATGCGGATCGATTAGATGCTATTGGGGCGATTGGGATTGCAAGAGCGTTTGCATATGGAGGAAAAAAAGGACAACCAATATACGATCCACAAATAAACGTTCGAGGAGAAATGAAACTTGAAGAATATCGGGATGGGAAATCAACAAGTATCCATCATTTCTATGAAAAATTACTTAAATTAAAAGATTTATTAAATACAGAATCAGCTAAAAAGATAGCGGAGAGTCGACATCATGTAATGGAAGTCTTTTTAGAAGAATTTTTTAAAGAATGGAATGGTCAATCATGA